The following proteins come from a genomic window of Salvia hispanica cultivar TCC Black 2014 chromosome 4, UniMelb_Shisp_WGS_1.0, whole genome shotgun sequence:
- the LOC125185244 gene encoding proline dehydrogenase 2, mitochondrial-like, whose translation MTGSPFHPQLLCRLKSGARTSTTAVLPGNLLTDTLPQAATATSAANNHAVNFTHTKELFSSVSSAKMLRSLIMLRLASSAPVADLGMWVMKSRLMDIPLCRKAVLGITERTFYRQFCAGEDLASASATARELSDTGRTAMLDYGLEHANDNESCDLNMEEFLRTIQSTKSGVESPISFVVVKITAICPVRVLKRVSDLLRWQHKDNSLNLPWKLKSLPLLADSSPLYHTAEQPAALTAEEERDLEAAYARMAKICRNSIDASLPILIDAEDTAIQPSIDYLAYGAAVEFSSGEGEPLIYNTIQGYLKDAKDRMVMAKKAADEMRVGLGIKLVRGAYMNAENRLAESLGVESPIHDNIHNTHRCYNECADFMLHQIAHGSGSGSLVLATHNMESGKMAAAKAVDLGIDKDSKRLHFAQLYGMAEALSFGLRNSGFRVSKYLPYGPVDQIIPYLLRRAEENRGLLSASSFDRSLMRNELIRRVKSPPVHGKAMQMPTSQV comes from the exons ATGACCGGCAGCCCCTTCCACCCCCAACTCCTCTGCCGCCTCAAATCCGGAGCCCGAACCTCCACCACCGCCGTCCTCCCAGGGAATCTCCTCACCGATACCCTGCCCCAAGCCGCCACCGCCACCTCTGCCGCCAACAATCATGCCGTGAACTTCACCCACACGAAGGAGCTCTTCTCGTCCGTCTCCTCCGCCAAGATGCTCCGCTCTCTGATCATGCTCCGCCTAGCCTCGTCGGCGCCGGTGGCTGATCTCGGCATGTGGGTCATGAAATCAAGGCTCATGGACATCCCTCTTTGCAGGAAGGCGGTCCTCGGCATCACCGAGCGGACCTTCTACCGCCAGTTCTGCGCCGGAGAAGACCTCGCATCCGCCAGCGCGACGGCCCGGGAGCTGTCGGACACCGGACGCACGGCGATGCTCGATTACGGGCTGGAGCACGCCAACGACAACGAATCGTGCGACCTCAACATGGAGGAGTTCCTCCGCACAATCCAATCCACGAAATCCGGCGTTGAATCTCCC ATTAGTTTCGTGGTGGTGAAGATCACGGCCATCTGCCCTGTCCGCGTACTGAAAAGAGTAAGCGATTTGCTGAGGTGGCAGCACAAGGATAACTCTCTGAATCTGCCGTGGAAGCTTAAATCGCTGCCTCTCCTCGCCGATTCCAGCCCGTTGTACCACACGGCAGAGCAGCCCGCGGCGCTGACCGCGGAGGAAGAGCGCGATCTAGAGGCCGCCTACGCGAGGATGGCGAAGATCTGCAGGAACAGCATCGACGCGAGTCTCCCGATCCTGATCGACGCGGAGGACACGGCGATCCAGCCTTCGATTGATTACTTGGCGTACGGGGCGGCGGTGGAGTTCAGCAGCGGCGAGGGGGAGCCTCTTATTTATAACACTATCCAGGGATACTTGAAAGACGCCAAGGACAGGATGGTGATGGCGAAGAAGGCCGCGGACGAAATGCGCGTGGGGCTCGGGATCAAGCTCGTGAGAGGCGCCTACATGAATGCCGAAAACCGCCTCGCCGAGTCTCTGGGAGTCGAATCCCCGATCCACGACAACATCCACAACACTCACCGATGCTACAACGAGTGCGCCGATTTCATGCTGCACCAGATCGCCCAcggctcgggctcgggctcccTCGTCCTCGCCACCCACAATATGGAGTCAGGTAAAATGGCTGCTGCAAAAGCGGTGGATTTGGGAATTGACAAGGACAGCAAGCGGCTCCATTTCGCTCAGCTGTATGGAATGGCGGAAGCGCTTTCGTTCGGGCTCAGAAACTCGGGGTTCAGGGTTAGCAAATACTTGCCCTACGGGCCCGTGGATCAGATCATTCCGTATCTGCTCCGACGGGCAGAGGAAAACAGAGGACTCCTCTCTGCATCCTCCTTTGATAGATCGCTCATGAG